The Pyrus communis chromosome 9, drPyrComm1.1, whole genome shotgun sequence genome has a segment encoding these proteins:
- the LOC137744696 gene encoding RHOMBOID-like protein 1, giving the protein MAGEPPSSGAQMRVNSRRHYNVVHPVDIETPPLASPAPAASPPVYREIKHFKKWVVWLIPVFVAANVVMFIITMYVNNCPKNSVSCIATFLGRFSFQPFKENPLLGPSSSTLQKMGALDVNKVVDRHQGWLLITCNWLHGGVFHLLANMLSLLVIGYRLEQEFGFVRIGLLYVISGLGGSLLSSLFIQTNISVGASGALFGLLGAMLSELITNWTIYASKFGALFTLLIIIVINLAVGTLPHVDNFAHIGGFLSGFFLGFVFLIRPQFGWVNQRYTSPGPGYASSQTKSKFKTYQCVLWVLSVIVLIVGFTVGLVMLLRGVDANKHCSWCHYLSCVPTSRWSCNSEPAYCTTNQMGDQIYLTCSSNGKNGTYTVPNASSSQIQGLCSQLCS; this is encoded by the exons ATGGCGGGGGAGCCACCGTCATCGGGGGCCCAAATGAGAGTGAACTCACGGCGGCACTACAACGTAGTCCACCCAGTAGACATCGAGACGCCGCCGCTAGCCTCCCCAGCTCCGGCCGCGTCTCCACCCGTGTACAGAGAGATCAAGCATTTCAAGAAATGGGTTGTCTGGCTGATTCCTGTCTTTGTTGCTGCCAACGTTGTTATGTTCATCATCACCATGTATGTCAACAACTGCCCCAAGAACTCAGTCTCTTGCATTGCCACGTTCTTGGGGAGGTTCTCCTTCCAGCCTTTTAAGGAGAACCCACTTCTTGGACCGTCCTCATCGAC GTTGCAGAAGATGGGGGCTTTGGATGTAAATAAGGTGGTTGACAGACACCAGGGGTGGCTTCTCATCACTTGCAATTGGCTACATGGGGGTGTTTTCCATTTATTGGCTAATATGTTGAGCCTTTTAGTCATCGGATACCGGTTAGAGCAAGAGTTCGGCTTCG TCCGGATTGGGTTGCTATATGTCATCTCTGGACTTGGTGGGAGTTTGTTGTCTTCACTTTTTATCCAAACAAACATCTCTGTTGGTGCTTCTGGTGCACTTTTCGGGTTGCTGGGAGCCATGCTTTCTGAACTTATCACTAATTGGACAATTTATGCTAGTAAG TTTGGAGCACTTTTCACCCTCCTGATCATCATAGTAATCAATTTGGCAGTGGGGACACTCCCACACGTTGACAACTTTGCTCATATTGGAGGATTCCTTTCGGGattttttcttgggtttgtGTTTCTTATCCGCCCCCAGTTCGGATGGGTTAACCAAAGATATACTTCTCCAGGTCCAGGATATGCCTCATCtcaaacaaaatcaaagttcaAGACCTATCAGTGCGTTTTGTGGGTCCTCTCTGTGATCGTTTTAATTGTTGG GTTTACAGTTGGCCTCGTTATGCTTCTTCGGGGAGTCGATGCCAATAAGCATTGTTCTTGGTGTCATTATTTATCTTGTGTTCCTACTTCAAGATGGAGCTGCAACTCGGAGCCTGCATACTGCACG ACAAACCAGATGGGTGATCAAATCTATTTAACATGCTCGAGCAATGGTAAGAACGGGACGTATACGGTTCCAAATGCAAGCAGTTCTCAGATCCAGGGGTTATGTTCTCAGCTTTGCAGTTGA